The Episyrphus balteatus chromosome 4, idEpiBalt1.1, whole genome shotgun sequence genome includes a window with the following:
- the LOC129918336 gene encoding protein LTO1 homolog, which produces MTTLEERDINDIFDDIALIEEKLSKKSYQEGFEDGVKEGNLEGYKIGYAQGVSLGEELGSYYGTVIAHLQLPHSERIRKTLELVKSAIEKFPRANDPEADIVGEIQQIRTQYKKLKAMLRLPTEETSVEQKDLSF; this is translated from the coding sequence ATGACAACACTTGAAGAACGCGACATCAACGATATCTTTGACGATATCGCTTTAATTGAAGagaaactatcaaaaaaaagcTACCAAGAAGGCTTCGAAGACGGTGTAAAAGAAGGTAACTTAGAAGGTTATAAAATAGGTTATGCTCAAGGAGTTAGTTTGGGTGAAGAACTTGGATCATATTACGGAACAGTAATAGCCCACTTACAACTGCCACATTCCGAACGTATACGAAAAACATTAGAACTGGTCAAATCTGCAATTGAGAAATTCCCCCGGGCAAACGACCCAGAAGCTGACATTGTTGGCGAAATCCAACAAATTCGCACTCAATACAAGAAGCTAAAAGCTATGCTAAGATTGCCCACTGAAGAAACATCAGTGGAACAAAAGGATTTATCATTTTGA
- the LOC129919097 gene encoding protein preli-like, giving the protein MGTFYESRTVFDYSWKQVVQAYWNRYPNPSSSHVLTEDTVSREVRDGKLYSRRILSKTNPVPRWGERFVNTNSVKIIEDSVLDLKKRSLVTFSRNIGFKKIMRVDERVEYLEQKDGTTIAIRTAFISSQVFGFSRAIRAFGVERFKSNCNKASLGFNHVLRNMFPSAHNHAIEAAKVKEIAPANQTSISVAQQASSKADKLKRASRASYEFVKGQASKLAQMFSVKN; this is encoded by the exons ATGGGAACCTTTTATGAATCACGCACTGTTTTCGATTACAGCTGGAAACAAGTTGTGCAAGCTTATTGGAACAGATATCCAAATCCATCAAG TTCACATGTTTTAACAGAAGATACAGTATCTCGAGAAGTACGCGATGGCAAACTCTATTCAAGACGAATACTCTCAAAGACAAATCCAGTTCCTCGATGGGGTGAACGATTTGTCAATACAAATTCTGTTAAAATCATCGAAGACTCGGTGTTGGATTTGAAGAAGAGGTCACTCGTAACATTCTCAAGAaatattggatttaaaaaaattatg cGTGTGGACGAACGCGTTGAATATCTCGAGCAAAAAGATGGTACCACAATTGCTATCCGCACTGCATTCATCAGTTCGCAAGTGTTTGGTTTCTCGCGGGCAATACGTGCGTTTGGAGTTGAACGTTTCAAATCAAACTGCAACAAGGCATCGCTTGGGTTCAATCATGTCCTTCGAAATATGTTTCCCTCTGCTCATAATCATGCCATAGAAGCAGCAAAAGTCAAGGAAATTGCTCCAGCAAATCAGACATCAATTTCAGTAGCACAGCAGGCATCCAGTAAAGCAGATAAACTCAAACGGGCCAGCAGAGCTAGCTATGAATTTGTTAAGGGTCAAGCAAGCAAACTGGCTCAGATGTTCTCTGTGAAAAACTGA
- the LOC129919723 gene encoding probable methyltransferase-like protein 25, with amino-acid sequence MSTKELRSSLQAILKYLGPHWDFVNCHMVNYLTDNHWQTFIPKNIQTNVKDVNDIDECINMVFWKSIESNKFEDVWNFFEESKKLRLENMKHILTTVEDLHGILGKQEIESSLTLKEFMSEKKRHEVEITADLVNDLIAHQKVKKENDIYIVDAGDGKGYLSSRLALQYEHKVLGIDFKETNTENAVERNKKLQRAWNGLTERAELLSQGITPPRRGKKQKPTTAPDPKPENYKTTNKFITTELPFKSLIREHFNLPIDSSPSLCLTGLHTCGNLASTCLQVFSAQKDFRVLCNIGCCYHLLKEEFSTDELFGNKESDQQLDIGFPMSDFLRSQRIKMGRNARMLAAQSIHRTQDAKELPNKSLFYRALLEVLIVERDPSLKDTVQVGKIKKFNNFKEYIGLCSKKTNLELETISEEDIERVEKKYAEQSKFLDLFYLLRMGFAPVLETLIILDRLLFLREKGFDSSYVIPLFDPVISPRHFCIVAMK; translated from the exons ATGTCAACTAAAGAATTACGATCGAGTTTGCAGGCAATACTGAAATATTTAGGACCACATTGGGATTTTGTCAATTGTCACATGGTCAACTATCTAACTGACAATCATTGGCAGACATTTATCCcgaaaaacatacaaacaaatgTTAAAGATGTCAACGATATCGATGAATGTATAAATATGGTTTTTTGGAAATCCATTGAATCGAACAAGTTCGAAGATGTGTGGAATTTCTTTGAAGAATCCAAGAAACTGCGTTTGGAAAACATGAAACACATCTTGACAACAGTTGAAGACTTACATGGTATTCTAGGAAAACAGGAAATTGAGAGTTCACTGACTCTAAAAGAGTTTATGAGCGAAAAGAAGAGGCATGAG GTGGAAATTACAGCAGACCTAGTTAACGATCTAATAGCCcatcaaaaagtcaaaaaagagAATGACATTTACATCGTCGATGCTGGAGATGGCAAAGGTTATCTCTCATCTCGTCTAGCATTGCAATATGAGCATAAGGTTCTTGGCATTGATTTTAAGGAAACAAACACAGAAAACGCTGTCGAAAGAAACAAAAAGCTTCAA CGTGCTTGGAATGGTTTGACTGAACGAGCAGAGCTTCTTAGCCAAGGCATTACTCCTCCAAGACGTGGCAAAAAGCAAAAGCCCACAACAGCTCCCGATCCGAAACCAGAAAActataaaacaacaaataaattcaTTACCACAGAACTACCTTTCAAATCTCTTATAAGGGAACATTTCAATCTACCGATAGATTCAAGTCCATCGCTCTGCCTCACAGGATTACATACTTGTGGAAATCTTGCTTCAACATGTCTTCAAGTCTTTTCTGCCCAAAAAGACTTTCGAGTACTCTGTAACATCGGTTGTTGCTACCATTTACTGAAAGAGGAATTCTCAACCGATGAATTATTTGGCAACAAAGAATCAGATCAGCAATTAGACATTGGATTTCCAATGAGTGACTTTCTTAGAAGTCAGCGGATAAAAATGGGAAGAAATGCAAGAATGTTGGCAGCACAATCTATTCATAGGACTCAGGATGCCAAAGAGCTTCCaaataaatcattattttatagaGCTTTATTGGAGGTGTTGATTGTAGAACGAGATCCAAGTCTTAAAGATACCGTGCAAGTGGGGaagattaaaaaattcaataactttAAAGAATACATTGGATTGTGtagtaaaaaaacgaatttagaACTTGAAACAATTAGCGAAGAAGATATTGAACGAGTGGAGAAAAAGTATGCTGAACAATCAAAATTCCTTGATTTGTTTTATCTTCTACGAATGGGATTTGCTCCTGTTTTAGAGACCCTAATTATTTTAGATCGACTCTTGTTTTTAAGAGAAAAAGGCTTCGATAGTAGTTATGTTATTCCTCTGTTTGATCCAGTTATATCTCCCAGACATTTTTGTATTGTTGCTATGAAATAG